GCCCAGCCGATCATGTCATAGTTCACCAGAAGGATGACCAGTGCCGCACCGACATAGAGAATGCCCATGAACGGCACCACCTTCTCGGTCACATTGGCGATCGACTTGATGCCGCCGACAATCACCGCGAAGACAACAGCCGCAAACACGATACCCGTGATCCAGCCCGGATAGTCGCCAACGATACCGGCAATCTGCGCATGGGCCTGATTGGCCTGGAACATGTTGCCGCCACCAAAGGCGCCGAGGATACAGAAGATCGAGAACAGCACCGCCAGGATCTTGCCGCCTGGAAGCCCGAGTTCGGCAAAGCCCTTCGAGATGTAATACATCGGACCGCCGGAGACCGTGCCGTCCTCATATTCGTTGCGGTACTTCACACCCAGGGTACACTCGGTGAACTTCGAGGCCATGCCGAGCAATCCGGCAAGGATCATCCAGAATGTCGCACCCGGACCGCCGATGCCCACGGCAACCGCGACACCGGCAATGTTGCCAAGCCCCACCGTTCCCGACAGCGCCGTCGCCAGTGCCTGGAAATGGCTGACCTCACCCGCATCATTCGGATCGGAATAGTCGCCCTTCACCAGCCCTATGGAATGCGCGAAGAAGCGGAACTGCACAAACCCGAAATAGATGGTGAATACCGAGGCTGCGATTACCAGCCACATCACAATCCAGGGAAAACCGGTTCCCGGGATCGGTGCAAAAATGAAACTGACAAACGGGCCGGTGACGGCGGCGAAGACCTCATTGACCTGCTGGTCGAAGGACATCGCTTCCTGAGCTTGAGCCACACTGGTCAGCCCTGTTGCCGCAACAGTCAACGGCATGATTTTACGAAGAAAAGTCATAATCATCCCCTCAGTTGACGACGGTGACAGGTACGGAGGCCTGCATCACGAGATTGGAAGTTGCGCTGCCGAAGATGCGCTTTGCAAAGCCGCCTTCCGACGACCGCCCGACCACGATCTGTTCGGCAGCCTCTTCTTCAGCAACCATCATCAGAATGGAAGCCACATCGCCATGCCGCACCTTGCCCGAAGCCTTGACGCCGTCGGCATGCAGCTTGGCCACAGCAGGATCGACCACCCGCTGCATCGCTGTTGAAATCTCCTCTTCACGACGCTTGTGACGCTGCTCGTTTTCTTCCGCTGTCTGGAAGGAATAAGGCGACCACTCGACGACATAAACGAGCAGAAGCTCACAGTCCCCGATCAGCCCCGCCAGCTTTCGTGCATAGGTCACGGCCCTGTCGCCGGACCCGTGGCCATCCAGGCCAACAATCAATTTTGTTCCCATTTCATGTCCCTCTCTGTTGTTTTTACAACCAGGCCGACACCGGGAAACACAACCCGCTTTGATCAATTATTGAAATAAAACCCGGCCCTGGCTGACAACTGCAATACGGGTTGCCCCCCAATAGCAATACTAGTCGAAAGGACTAGCCGATGGGCCTTTTGTTGGTCTATATTCAAGACATTAGGCCATTTTTCAGGCTCAAAATGGGAAAAAAGACCAAATGAGAAGGGTATTAGACCATATCGATCGGCGCATTCTCAACGAACTTCAGGCCAATGGCAGGATCTCCATTGTGGACCTGGCAGAGCGCGTGCACCTGACCAAGACCCCGTGCTCGGAGCGGGTGAAGCGGCTCGAACGCGAAGGTGTCATTTCAGGCTATGGGGCTACGATTGCGCCCACAGAGGTCGACATGGGCCATGTCATGATCGTGCATGTGAACCTGTCGAAAACCAGCGACAGTTCGCTTGAGGACTTCAACCGTGCGGTCAAACTCATTCCCGAAGTTCAGATGTGCCTGATGATTGCCGGCCCCTTTGACTACATGCTCAAGGTTAGGACACGTGACATCAATCAGTTCCGGATACTGCTTGGCGATCAGATTTCCCAGCTTCCATCGGTCTCACAGACCCACTCTTTCGCGGTCATGGAGTCAGTCAAGGAAACCAAGGTGATCGAACTGCCGGCCTAGACCAATTCCGGCGGGAATACCCCGCAGCCCATCCGGTCAAACTCCATCTCAAGCAATTTCACCAACACAAGCACGTGCGCCAATGTCACAGAGCCGCGCATAGGCTTTCGTGAGCGGCACCGGCAGGGCCTCTGCCATCTGCGCGCTGAAGACCTCACGGACACCGAGCAAGGCCGCGACCTTTTCCTCCGGTGTCCCGGCCTGACCGGAAAGCGCGCGCAGTCTCTCCGCCAGCGGATCCTTGACCTCTATCGGTTCACCTTTTTCATCGATCCCGCCGACATAGCGCATCCATCCGGCCACCGCGAGCACAAGTCCCGGGCTCTCGCGGCCAGCAGAGAGATTGTCGGAAATCGTGCCCAGGATGCGCTGCGGCAACTTCTGGCTGCCATCCATGGCGATCTGCCAGGTCCGGTGGCGAATGGCAATGTTGGAGTAACGCTCAAACAGCGCATCCGCATAGGCCGCGAGATCCACACCGTCCGGCGCCTTGAAGGAAGGAATGATCTCCTCGCGCCAAAGCCGTTTGACGAACCGGGCAAAGGCCGGATCGGCGACCGCATCGGAAATGGTTTCGTGGCCGGCCAGATAGCCGAGATAGGCCAGCGAGGAATGGGTGCCGTTGAGCATCCTGAGCTTCATGAGCTCATAGGCGGTGACATCCCGAACCAGTTCGGCGCCGGCGACGGCCAGATCGGGGCGCGCCTTGTCGCCATAGGAAGGCACGAAATCATCCTCGATCACCCATTGCCGGAACGGTTCACACATCACCGGCGCCTGGTCCAGATAACCCAGTTTCCGGCCAAGACTTGCGACATCCTCCGGTTTGGTCGCGGGGGTAATCCGATCAACCATCGTGGATGGGAACCGGCCCTGTTCGCCGATCCAGCCGGCAAGCGCGGGATCAATCTGTTGGGCCAGATCGATGACCGCCCGGCGAACCAGCTTGCCATTTTCGGGAAGGTTGTCGCAGGTCAGAACGGTGAACGGCGGCACGCCCGCCTCGCGTCGCCGCTGCAAGGCCCGGACCAGAAATCCCGGCGCCGACCTTGGAAGAGCATTTGACAGATCATGCCGGATGTCGGGGTGATCAAGCTTCAGCATTCCGGTTGCCGGATCGTGGCAATAGCCCTTTTCAGTCACCGTCAGTGACACAATCCGGATTGCCGGATCTGCCATTGCGGCAACCACGGCTTCCGGATCCTCAGGCGCGACCAGCACATCGCGGATGATTTCGACGGTCCGGTGGCTTTCCGTGCCATCATTGTTCTGGGTGACCGCATTGTAGACGAAATCCTGCCCGGCAAGCTTGTCACGGGTGCCTGCGCTTTGCAGGCTCACGCCAATGATCCCCCAGTCGCCACCGGACGTGCGAACGGCATCTTCAATGTAGATCGCGCCGAAGGCCCGGAAAAAGGCACCGAGACCGAGATGAACGATGCCTGCACCAACCTTGGGGGCAGCAGACCGGCGAAGCCTTTCGGGATCAGCGGGCAAGCCATCCTCCATCGACATTGAGAACCGCACCATGGATGTATTTGGCAGCCGGCGACGCCAGGAACACGGCAGCCTCGCCGATATCGTCCGGCTCGCCCCAGCGCCCGGCCGGAATCCGCTCGAGGATCGCCTTGTTGCGATCGGGATCGTTGCGCAGCGCCTCTGTGTTGTTGGTCTCGATATAGCCCGGAGCAATGGCGTTCACATTGATGCCCTTTGCGGCCCATTCATTGGCCAGGAGCTTGGTGATCCCCGCAACACCGTGCTTTGCAGCCGTGTAAGAGGCAACCCGGATCCCGCCCTGAAACGACAGCAGCGACGCGATATTGACGATGGACCCGGCTCCACCACGGGCCAGTACCGCCTTGCCGAAGGCCTGACAGGTGAAGAACACCGCCTTCAAATTGACGTCGACAACATCATCCCAGTCGCTTTCGCTGAAATCCGTCGCATCGGCGCGGCGGATGATGCCGGCATTGTTGACCAGAATATCGATCTTTTCATCCGCAAACACATCGCGGGCCGCCATCGGGTCGGCGAAATCGAGGACCAGCTCGCGCCCGCCTTCGATCTGCGCCACGGTTTCAGCGCAGGACCGGCGTCCCGCACAGATCACCTGAGCACCCGCGCGCGCCATGGCAATTGCGATCGCCTGGCCGATGCCGGTATTGGCGCCCGTCACCAGAGCGGTTTTTCCATCGAGGGAAAATGCGTTCACCGAAGATCCCCCATGGCGACCATGTCCATATCGGTGAAGTCCACATTGTCGCCAGCCATCGCCCAGCAGAAGGTGTAGGCGCCGGTGCCCGCACCGCAATGGATCGACCAGGGCGGCGAGATCACGACATCCTCATTGGCCATCACGAGATGGCGGGTTTCGTCGGGCTGCCCCATGAAATGGAAGACCCGCTGATCCGCATCCAGCTCGAAATAGAGATAGGCTTCCATGCGCCGGTCATGCAGATGCGCGGGCATGGTGTTCCAGACCGAGCCGGGTGCAAACTGGGTGTAACCCATCAGAAGCTGGCAGCTCTCGGCCACTTCCGGATGCAGGAACTGCAGGATAACCCGCTCGTTCGAGGTTTCAGCCGACCCCATCTCGACCCGGCGCGCGTCTTCGATCCGGATCAGCCTGCTTGGGCAGCTCCGGTGCGCCGGCGCCGAGAGAATGTAGAACCGTCCACCGCCCGACAGCGTGACCGGGCCAGATCCCATGCCCAGATAAAGCACATCGCCCTTGTTGACGGTGTAATCCGTTCCGCCAGCCGAAACCGTGCCGCTCTCGCCGATATTGAGGATCCCCATTTCACGGCGGTCAAGAATCGAGGGCGTGCCGCATTCCTTGACGTGGTCGAGAACCAGCGAACCGCCAGCAGGTACGGCGCCACCCAGCACCAGCCGGTCGTAATGGGTGTAGACAAGCCGGATTTCGCCGTCAGCAAAGAGGCCATCGGCATGGAAGTGCGAGCGCAAGCCAGCTGTATCGAGGCCTTTGGCTGTGGCCGGATCGATGGCGTGGCGGGTTTCAACAGTCAACATGGGCAATACCCTTCATGGGTTGGATGTGAGAAAATCATCGCGCCGCGGCGCAAACGTGTCGATCAGGGTTCCCGGCTCCAGGCAACGGCATCCATGCACCGCATTGGAAGGGATGACAAAGCTCTGTCCGCCCGCGACCTCGAAGGTCTCACCGGCTACGGTGAAGGCAAAGCGTCCCGATTCCACATAGGTGGACTGCACGTGCGGATGGCTGTGCAGCTTGCCCTCCGCCCCTTCCGCGTTGAAGCGGAAGGCGACGACCATCAATTCCGGGCTGTCGCTGAGGACCTGCCGGGTGACGCCCGGATCGGCGGGAACTTCGGGGAAGGATTTCAGGATCATGGTTTCAACCTCAATGGAAAAGCGAAGGCAGCCAGAGTGACAGCGCAGGAATGTAGGTCACCAGCAACAGGGTGAAGACCGCGGCCCCGTAGAATGGCCAGATCGTCCTGATCGCATCCCAGACGGAGATACGGCCGACCGCACAGCCGACGAAAAGCACAGTGCCAACTGGAGGCGTGCAGAGACCGATGCCGAGATTGAGAACGAGGATCACCCCGAAATGCACCGGATCCACACCGAAGGCAACGGCGACCGGGAGGAAGATCGGTGTGGTGATGACGATCAGCGGTGACATGTCCATGAAGGTGCCAAGCATCAACAGGACCAGGTTGATCATCAGCAGGATGATGATCGGGTTGTCCGAGACCGCCTTCATCAATGTCACGAGTTCAGCCGGAATTCGAAGAAAGGCAAGCAGCCAGCCGAAGGACGCCGCGCAGCCGATCACCAGCAGCACCATGGCGGTGGTACGAACGGCCGCTTTTGTCGCCTCCACAAAACTGTCCCAGTGCATGGTGCGATAGGCCAGCGTCGTGACCAGCAGCGCATAGACCGCGGCAATGCAGGAGCTCTCGGAAGCGGTGAAGATGCCCGAGCGAACGCCACCGAAAATGATGACGATCAGCAGGATGCCCGGGATCGCATTGAAGAAAATCGCCCCCAGCATGGCCCAGCCGGGAAACGTCTCGGTCGGATACCCCGCCTTGCGGGCAACAAACCAGGCGGTGATCATCAAGGAAACCGCGAGCAACAGGCCGGGGATGATACCGGCCGTGAAAAGATCCGCGATCGACAGGCGACCGCCGGCGGAGATCGAATAGATGATCATGTTGTGGGACGGTGGCAGCATCAGCGCGATGATCGAGGAGACCACCGTGACATTGACGCCATACTCGACGCTGTAGCCCTTTTCCTTCATCTGCGGGATCATCAGTCCGCCGATCGCGGTCGCATCCGCAGCCGCAGAGCCGGAGATGCCGCCGAACAGAACGGAAGCGGTGATGTTGACCTGTCCCAGGCCTCCGCGCATGTGACCGACCATGGCCCCGGCAAGGGCCACCAGCCGTCGCGCGATATCCCCGCGCACCATCAGTTCGCCCGCAAAAATGAAGAACGGAATGGCCATCAGTGCAAAAACCGAAACCCCGGAATTCAAGCGCTGAAACACCACCACCGGCGGCAGGCCGAGATAGAGAACCGTCGCGAATGAGGACACGCCAAGACAGAAGGCCACCGGAGTGCCGATCAGGAGCAGGAACACGAAGGTTCCAAAGAGAATCCAGACTTCCATGATCAGTCTTCCACGAGATCTGCTTCGCCAAAGCGAGCGGTGGGCATGCCGGCGGCCCGTCGGGCCAGCCGCTCAAGCGAAAACAGCACGACGAGAACACCGCCGCCAACAATCGGCAGGAAATCGAAGGCCCCGGAAATACCCAGCGACGGCAGCTTGACGTCCCAGGCCGACAGCGCCAGCTGGGATCCAAACCACACCATGCCAAACCCGAAGCCCACGACGACAAGGTCGGAAATGCTGTAGAGCCAGAGCTTGGCGGTCTCGGGGAGAAAATACAGCAGCACATCAAAGCTAAGATGGTAGCCTTCCCTGATGCCGACCGCAGCACCGAGAAAGATGAACCAGCCCATCAGGATGACAGCCGCTGGCTCACTCCAGACCAGCGAGTCATTGAAGATGTAGCGGGCGACCACCTGGGCGGTGATGAACACCGTCATCAAAATGAGTCCGGCAGCAGCCAGCCACAGCGCAACACGCGCGACATGGCGCAAGGCCCGCGCGACAGCTTTCATCATATCCTGCACTTCAACCCCCGAAATACGGGACAAGGGAACGGCCATGGCGGGCAATCCGCCATGGCCTCAAGCGAGTGATCAATCGGTTGCGCGAATGCGGGCAACCATGTCCTTGAGCTTGTCCGACGTGACATGCTTTTCATAGACGCTGTCCATCGCGGCCATGAAGGGCGCCTTGTCGATCTCGGTGATCACCTCGACACCGGCAGCGCGGACTTTTTCCTCGGAAGCCTTTTCACGGGCGACCCACATCTCGCGCATCACCGGAACGGAATCCTTGGCGGCCTGACGCACCGCTGTCTGGTCTTCCGCCGAAAGCTTGTCCCAGGATGCCTTGGACATCACCAGGACCTCCGGAACGATCAGGTGTTCGTCCAGTGTGTAGTAACCGGCAACTTCGAAGTGGCCTGAGGATTCAAAGGACGGCCAGTTGTTTTCAGCACCATCGATGACGCCGGTCTGGATCGAGGAATAGACCTCGCCGTAAGGCAGCGGCGTGGCATTGGCGCCCAGTGCGGTCATCATGTCCACGAAGATGTCGGACTGCATGACGCGGATCTTCATGCCCGCCAGATCTTCGATCGACTTGATCGGCTTGACCTTGTTGTAGAAGCTGCGCGAGCCGCCATCATAGAACGCAAGACCGACATAGCCATGCGGTTCAAAAGCCTTGAGGATGTCTTCACCGACCGGGCCGTCCATGACGCGGTGCATGTGGTCAACGCCCTTGAACACGTAAGGCAGGGACACAACCTTGGTTTCCTCGACAAGATTGTTGAACGGTCCCATCGAGACGCGGTTCATGTCGATCACGCCGAATTTGGTCTGTTCGATCGTATCCTTCTCCTGGCCGAGCTGTGCGGAATGGAACACCTCGATGCAGATGCGCCCATCGGTGCGCTCCTCGAGAAGCTTGCCCATGTGCTTGACGGCTTCAACGGTGGGATACCCATCCGGATGCGTATCAGATGATTTCAGGGTCATTTCGCAGGCGCCGGCGGCCATGGCCATCGCAGCCGTGGCCAGCAGAGCACCAGTCAGTGTTTTCATGAGTTTCATTGTTCATTCTCCTCCCAGAATGGCTCTCAGAGCCGATAGGCTTGCTTTGCAAGCCGGTATGCGAGGTCATTTGCGACCTCAAAAGCATCCTCGTTCGACAGCCGCCCGGTGGCGACCAGCGTGGCGAGGAAAGCGCAATCCACCCGCCGCGCGACATCGTGGCGGGCAGGAATGGAACAAAAGGCACGGGTGTCGTCATTGAAGCCGACGGTGTTGTAGAAACCCGCCGTTTCCGTCGTCATTTCACGGAACCGCCGCATCCCCTCGGGGCTGTCATGAAACCACCAGGCCGGACCGAGCTTGAGTGCCGGATAGGCGCCTGCGAGCGGGGCCAGTTCACGCGCGTAGCTGGTTTCATCCAGGGTGAACACGATGATGGTCAGATCGGGTTCCAGACCGACAGCATCCAGAAGCGGCTTGAGAGCCCGCACATAATCGGTGCGCGTGGGAATATCGAAGCCCTTGTCACGGCCAAACGCCGCCGCAATCGGATCTGAATGGTTGCGGAAACTGCCGGGATGAATCTGCAGCACCAACCCATCTTCAAGGCTCATGCGCGCCATTTCGGTCAACATGTGGCCACGGAAAGCATCCGCTTCCTCGGCCGAGCACGCACCCTTGAGCGCTTTGGCAAACAATGCAGCAGCGGTGGAAGCGGCAAGGTTTTCGGTGCGCGCGCTCGGATGCCCGTGATCGGACGAGGTGGCCCCATAGGACTTGAAAAAGGCGCGGCGGATGCGGTGGGCGCGCAGATAGCCTTCCCAGTCCGACGTGTTTTCGCCGGTCAACTCACCGAACCGCTCCACGTTCTCAGCGAATCCCGCAAATTCCGGGTCGACGACAGCGTCCGGACGATAGGCCGTCACAACCCTGCCCTGCCAGCCGCTGTCCCTGATCATCTGATGCCAGCGCAGATCATCAAGCGGGCTCTCGGTGGTGGCAATCGCCTCGATGTTGAACCGCTCGAACAGGGCCCGCGGCAGGAATTCGGGACGGGCCAGGCAGTCGGCAAGATGATCATAGGTCTCGTCAGCCGTCGCCGCCGACACTGGCGTCATCATCGCGAACACATCCTGGAATGCATGATCGAGCCACAGCCGCGAAGGCGTGCCGCGAAACAGATGATAGTTCTCGGCAAACAACCGCCAGATCTTACGGCCATCGGTTTCAGTGGGACCGCCATCGGCCCGCGGCACACCGAGGCTTTCAAGGCTGATGCCCTGCGAGAACAGCATCCGAAAGACATAGTGGTCAGGCGTGATGAAAAGTTGCGCAGGGTCGGGAAACGGCTTGTTCTCGGCATACCAGCGCGGATCCGTATGCCCATGCGGACTGATGATCGGCATGTCGGCGACACTCTGATAGAGTTCACGGGCGATTCCGCGGCTTTGCGGATCGACCGGAAACAATCTGTCAGGAGCCAACTGTGTCAATCTAACCCTCCCAGGCGGACCTTCTTTTTGCAGGTCTTTCAATCAAACTAGTAATGTAATATGCTAGTATGCAATTCAAGTCAACGGAGTGACCGCATGTCCGTATCGTCCCCTTTGCGGGCCCTCGAACCACTCAACCGCCCGTCTGTCGCGGACACGGTTTTTGATGAACTGCACAGTCAGATTATTCTTTTGGAGTTGGCGCCCGGCACCAAGATGTCGGAGGCTGAAGTCGCCAAGGCCCTCGGCGTTTCACGCCAGCCGGTCAGAGACGCGTTCTACCGCCTGTCCAAGCTCGGGTTCCTGTCGATCCGCCCGCAACGCGCGACCCTTGTGTCCCACATTTCCTCAGCCGCAGTGCTGCAGGCACGCTTCATCCGCAACGCCATTGAAGCCGAAACGGTGCGCACCGCGTGCCGGGTGCTTAAGCCTGAAGACTTCAGCGGGCTTGATACCGTGCTCGATGCGCAGCACAAGGCGGTCAAGGCAAGCGACCCAGTGAGTTTTCATCAGCTCGACGATCAGTTTCACAGAGAGATTTGCGAGCGCTCGGGCCTTGCCTTCGCGTGGGATATCATTCGCGAAAACAAGGCGCATATGGACCGGGTACGGTTTCTGTCCCTCTCCTTTGCCTCCAATGACGCCTTCAATGATCATGTTGAAGTGATGGAGGCCATAAGGGCCCGCGACGAGGAACGTGCCATGAAGTACATGCGCAAGCACCTCTCACGCATCAAGGAGCAGATAGTCCGGATCAGGGCCGATCATGTTCAGTATTTCGCAGACGAGAGCGATGCATGACGCAGACATTCCTGTCGATCGGCGAATGCATGGTCGAGATGGCCCCAAAGGGCACCGGTGACTATCAGCTTGGATTTGCCGGCGACACGCTCAACACCGCCTGGTACGCAAAGCACGCTCTTGGGCCCGGTTGGGACGTTGCCTATTTCACGGCTGTTGGACAGGACGCGCTCTCGGAACGCATGTGCAGCTTCATGGATACGGCAGGTATCCGCACCAACCACATCCGCAAGCTCCCGGATCGCACGGTAGGGCTCTATCTAATAGAACTCAGCAACGGCGAGCGCAGCTTCGCCTATTGGCGGTCGGACTCCGCAGCGCGACAACTGGCCGCCGACCGTGCCGCCCTGGCGAAAGCTCTCGGGTCGGCGCAGGTGATATTTTTTTCAGGAATCACCATAGCGATCCTGTCACCCGCACACCGCCTGACGCTGCTTGGGAGTCTGTCACAGGCACGCCAAAACGGTGCGACCATTGTCTTCGATCCGAACCTCAGACCGCGGCTTTGGAACACCCCCGAAACTATGCGCGATGCGGTGATCGCCGCAGCCAAGGTCAGCGACATCGTCATGCCTTCCTTTGACGACGATGCTCTGGCGTTCGGCGACAAGACGCTCGAGGCAACCGCACAGCGCTATGCCGATGCCGGCGTTCCCCTTGTCGTCGTCAAGAACGGTGCCGGCCCAATGATCGCGTTGGACAAGGGCAAGATCGAACATTTCACCCCTGCCCCGGTGAGTGAGATCGTTGACACCACGGCCGCCGGCGACAGCTTCAACGCTGGCTTTCTGGCAAGCTATCTCGACAGCAAAGATCTCCCCCGGGCTCTTGCCGCAGGGGCCGAGCTGGCGGCGAAGGTCATCACACGCCATGGTGCGCTGGTCGATCCCGAGGGCCTAACAAGCGCTTGAGCGGGGCAACCCGTATCCGGGTCAGGGCTTGTAGGGTTCACCAAGCGATGCCACGCCGTTCAGCTTGAGCAGCCGGCGGTTGGACGAGATGATCCCCAACACGATGATCGTCACCAGATAGGGCAGGCTCGCAAGCAGCTGCGATGGCAGTTCCACACCCGTCGTCTGAGCGGCAAGCCCGGCAAGCGAGACGGCGCCGAAGAGACAGGCGCCCAGGAAGATCCGGCCTGTCAGCCAGGTCCCGAAGACCACAAGCGCGATCGCAATCCAGCCGCGTCCAGCAATCATGCCGTCAGCCCAGAGCGGGGTGTAGACCGTCGACGCATAGGCTCCGGCAAACCCTGCCATGGCACCGCCTAAAGCCACCGCGCACACCCTGATCAGGATGATCGGATAACCGATGGAGTGAGTGGCCTTGGGATTTTCGCCCGCGGCCCGCAGGATCAGGCCTGTCTTGGTGCGCGCGAACACAAACCAGACACCGAGGGTCGCCAGCAACGACAACCAGACGACAATGTCCTGGGTGAAGAGACCGCCCACAAGCGGCAGATCGGAGAGACCCGGGATTTCAATTTTCGGGATCCCGCGGATCGTCAGGCTTTCATAGGATTTGCCAAACAGGGCCGAAAGCCCCTGCCCCAGGATCCCGATCGCCAGACCCGCCGCCACCTGATTGGCCTGCAGCCCGATGGCAACAAAGGCAAACAGCAGCGACAACATAGCGGCCGAGATCCCGGCTGCAATGAAACCGGCAAAATGGCCGCCGCCATTGTAAACCACGATAAAGCCAATCGCGGCGCCAAGCGCCATCATGCCTTCAACGCCGAGATTCAAAACACCGGTGCGCTCGGCCACAAGCTCGCCCAGCGCAGCCAGCAGAAACGGTGTGGCCGCCGCCAGCATCCCGGCGAGAACAAACTCGATCGCGTTCATGCTTCACCTCGCTTGAGCTGATCAACCCATTCCAGCCGGTACCGGACAAAGGTGAAGGCGATCAGATAGCAAAGCAGGATGCTGCCTTGAAACACACGGACCGCCGCAATCGGCAGATCGGCAGAAACCATGGCATTGTCACCGCCAATATAGAGAACCGCCATGACGAATGAGGCGAACACGATGCCGATGGGATGCAGGCCGCCGAGATAGGCAACGATGATACCGGCATATCCGTAGCCGGTCGAAATCGAGCGCTGCAACTGCCCGATTGGACCTGCAACTTCCGCAGCGCCAGCAAAACCGGCCGCCAGGCCACCGATCAGCAGTGACAGCCAGATCGTCCGGGATTCCGAAAACCCGGCATAGCGCGCGGCGGCCGGCGCCAGACCGCCCACCTCCAGCTTGTAGCCCTGAAAGCTCCGCTGCATGAAAATGAAAGCCAGCACGGAGAAGAACAGACCGAACAGCAGCGATATGTTGACCCGCGTTCCCTCAAACAGGATCGGCAGCATCGCGTCATACTGGAACATCACGGTTTGCGGAAAATTGAACCCAGCCGGATCCTTCCAGGGGCCGAGCAGCAGATAGTTGAGCAATTGCGCCGCCACCAGGCTCAGCATCAGCGAGACCAGAATCTCATTGGCATTCAGACGTGCCCGCCAGAAGGCGGTGATCGACGCCCAAAGCGCCCCGCCCACAGCCCCCAGCAACAGCATCGCGGGCCATATCCAGACACCGGTGGCTTCTGGATACATCACCGGAATGGCTGACGCGAAAATGGCCCCGAGAATGAACTGCCCCTCTGCCCCGATGTTGAAGATCTTGGCACGAAAGCCGATGGCCAGCCCCTGTGCCACCAAAAGCAGGGGCCCCATTTTCAACAACACCTCAGAGAAGCCGTACCAGGATAGAAACGGCTCAAGCAGCATTGCGTAGAAGACCCCGACAGGGTTCTTTCCCATAATCAGGTAAAGCGCCAGATTGAGAATGGTTGCCGCCACAAGCGCCACCACCGGCGCCAGCGCCGTCATCATCAGCGAAGCCCGTTCACGGCGGACCAGACGAAAACCGAACATCGAAGCCAACCAACTCATCCCGCAATCGCTTCCTTGCCGGCTTCAGCACCAATCATGAAGCGGCCGATGTCCTCG
The DNA window shown above is from Hoeflea phototrophica DFL-43 and carries:
- a CDS encoding ABC transporter permease; the protein is MSWLASMFGFRLVRRERASLMMTALAPVVALVAATILNLALYLIMGKNPVGVFYAMLLEPFLSWYGFSEVLLKMGPLLLVAQGLAIGFRAKIFNIGAEGQFILGAIFASAIPVMYPEATGVWIWPAMLLLGAVGGALWASITAFWRARLNANEILVSLMLSLVAAQLLNYLLLGPWKDPAGFNFPQTVMFQYDAMLPILFEGTRVNISLLFGLFFSVLAFIFMQRSFQGYKLEVGGLAPAAARYAGFSESRTIWLSLLIGGLAAGFAGAAEVAGPIGQLQRSISTGYGYAGIIVAYLGGLHPIGIVFASFVMAVLYIGGDNAMVSADLPIAAVRVFQGSILLCYLIAFTFVRYRLEWVDQLKRGEA